The Klebsiella africana sequence AAGCATATATTTTTTCCCCTGCACCAGGCCGCCGGAGCCATATTTTTTGCTGGCGTCGGAGCGGGTACGGCCATCGCTGGCGTACAGCGAGCCGTGGCCTTCGGTAAAGACATCATCCATATATTTCTTCACCGTCCACGGAGCGCCCATCCACCAGCCCGGCATCTGCCAGATCACCACATCGGCCCACAGGAAATTCTGCACTTCTTCTTTTACGTCGTACTCGCTTTCGGCGCGAACGCTTTTAACATCGTGTCCGGCGTCGCGTAGATAACTCTCCGCGACCTCGGTCAGGGTGTCGTTCAGCTGGCCATTAGAGTGTGCGAACTTTTTCGCCCCATTGATAATCAGGATGTTGCTCATTTTTTACCCTCACATATGAAAATTTGCCACCGATCTTACCCCGCGAAGCGGGGCAGTAAAATGAGCAAAATGTGCAAAGTCTTTTGCCAAATGTGCAATAATCTCGCTACCAGTACACGCGGGCTTCGAAGCCGCCGTCGCGCGCGTTGGCGAAAACAACCTGCATGCCGTGCAGCGAGGCGATGCGCCGGACGATCGACAAGCCCAGGCCGCTGCCCGGCGCCTCCTGCCCCGGCGGGCGATAAAAACGCTCGCCAATGCGTGAGAGCGCCTGCGGGCTAATGCCTGCGCCGTTATCGCGCACCCGGAACTCGCGGGCGTTGAGCGTGATATCGACTTGACTGCCGCGCGGGCTATAGCGCACCGCGTTATCCAGCAGGTTGCGCACCAGCAGACTGAGCAGCAGCGGCTGGCCGGTGCGGACGATATTGCTGGCATTGAGATGCAGGCGTAGCTCAATGCCGGATTGCTGTGCCGGGTGGTACATTTCCATCACCGCTGACTGTAACAGGTCATCAAGCGCGATCTTCTGCACGTCGTCCAGCTGGGCGAACGAATCCAGCCGCGACAGCGTCAGCAGTTGATCCACCAGCCGGGTGGCGCGATCGATCCCCTGGTGAAGCTGGGCCAGCGCTTTCTCACGCCCTTCTGCATCGTCCATAGAGAGCTGGGCGACTTCAGTCTGTACCTTCAGCGCTGCCAGCGGGCTGCGTAACTCATGGGCGGCATCCGAGGTAAAGCGACGCTCGCGCAGCATGGCGTCATGGGTGCGCTGGAACAGCTGGTTCAGAGCCTCGACCAGCGGGCGGACTTCGGAGGGGATCTTCTCCACACTGAGCGATTCCGCTGAGTCTGGTGCGCGCAGGCGCAGCGTACGCGCCAGATTTTTCAACGGCGCCAGTTCGCGGCTTAATAACACGATAAGTAGTACGAACATCAGCGGCAGAGCGATCATCCACGGGGTCAGCTGCGAGGTCACGATATCCATTGCCATTTCGCGCCGGTAATCCCACTCCTGACCGACGGCGATGCGGTGGCGGCCATCGGCGGTGGTTAACCACAGGAAACGCCACTCGTCATCGTCGTCACGCAGATAGCCATTGCTGAACCCCTCGCGCTGCGAATTCCACTGAATATCTTCTCCGTTCTCACCGTCGTTAAGCACCATGTTGCCGTCGCGGGTGAAGATGGCGAACGCCAGCGCGTCGTCGTCGATGTGACCGTGGCGTACTTTTTTCTTTTCTCCGAGCGAGGGTGGGGCGCGAAGTTCATCGAAATGCATGGCGCTCAGGCGGCGGGCGAACAGCAACTGCTGGGTATCAAACAGCTTATCCAGTTTTTTGCTGGTTTGCTGCCAGGCGATCACGCTGGCCACTCCCCAGGCGGCCGCGGTGAGCACAGCAAAAAGCAGCGTCAGGCGCAGGCGCAGGCTCAGGCGGACAAGTCGTTTCATGCATCACCCAGGGTATAGCCGATGCCGTGGACGGTGCGGATAAAGTCGCTGCCGAGCTTGCGGCGCAGGTGATGGACGTGAACTTCCACGGCGTTGCTGGAGACCTCGTCGTCCCAGGTGTAGAGCTTTTCTTCGATAAGCTTACGCGGCAGTACGCGACCAGCATTTCGCAGCAGCAGTTCCAGCAGGGCGAACTCTTTCGGCTTTAGCACCAGGCTCTCGCCGTCGAGGCTGGCGGTTAAGCGGTTCGGGTCGAGGCTCACCTTGCCGTGGCGCAGCTCGCTGCTGCTCTGGCCGTGAGCGCGGCGGATCAACGCTTCGAGGCGCGCCGCCACCTCAATCAGGGCGAAAGGTTTGCACAGGTAGTCATCTGCGCCCAGGCGCAGGCCCTCCACTCTCTGGTTAAGGGCATCGCGGGCGGTGAGGATCAGCACCGGCTCATGGCGGCCTTTGTCGCGCCATTCGCGCAGAATATCGAGGCCATCGATGCCGGGCAGGGTGAGGTCAAGGATTGCGGCGTCGTAGGGGGCGCTGTATAGGGCGTTCTTGCCCTCCAGCCCGGCGGTAAACCAGTCAATGCTAAAGCCCATTTTGCTCAGCCCGACCTTGATGCCGTCGCCGATAAGCTTGTCATCTTCCACCAGTAATATGCGCATGTTTCCCTCCAACGATCCTGTTTCCTTGCGCAGTAAACCGCGTTGAAGCGGGGAATGTACAGCATTAAAATTTCTTTTTTCCGCTTAAGAAGTCGTTAAGTTTTGTCGGGCGTAATAGGAGCCATACCAACACAAAAGGGAGAATATAAGATGAAAAAAATTGCTGCGATGACCGCGATTATTGCTTTGGTTTCCATGCCGGTACTGGCCGCCGGGCAGGGGGGATTCACCGGACCGTCTACTACCACTACCACCCAGGCCGGCGGCTTCACCGGGCCGAGCGGCGCGGTGACCACCGTGGCAAACGCCAAGTCGCTGCGTGATGACACCTGGGTGACCCTGCGCGGTAAAATCGTCGAGCGCATCTCTGATGACCTTTATAAATTCCAGGATGCTTCCGGGGTGATCAATGTCGATATCGACCACAAGCGCTGGAACGGCGTGACCGTTGGCCCGCAGGACACAGTAGAAATTCAGGGGGAAGTCGATAAGGACTGGAACTCGGTAGAAATCGACGTTAAACAGATCCGTAAAATCGCGCCATAAGTCTCCGTCGGATAAGCGCAAGATCGGTCAGGAACCGCGATCCTCGCTCTGTCAGAGTATGTCGCGAGGAGGAGACGATGAACGATATTAAGGCCAGCCCGGCGTATGTCGGGCGCTTCCAGCGCGTCTGTAGGTACATTGCGCGCCATCTTGATGAGCCGCTGTCGCTGGAGACGCTGAGCGCGATAGCGCACAGTTCGCCTTACCATTTTCACCGGCAATTTAGCGCTTATACCGGCATTCCATTGTACCGGTATATTCAGTGGTTGCGTCTGCGACGCGCCTGTTGGCGCCTGGCGTTTAACCCCCGCGATAAAGTCATCGATATTGCCCTTGATGCCGGCTTTCAGAATGCGGAGTCGTTCAGTCGTGCCTTCCGTACCGCGTTTGACCAAAGCCCGACCCAATTCCGTCAACAACCGGACTGGGCCGAGTGGCATCGACGCGTACCGAAACATACGCTACAGGAGCAAACGTCGATGGACGTCAACATTCTTTCGTTCCCCACCACCCGGATAGCCGTACTGCAACATCGCGGCAGCCCGGACCTTGTCAACGCCACCGCCGCGCGTTTTATCGCCTGGCGTAAGACGAGCGGATTATCGCCCGTCGCCACCAGCGATACCTGGGGGATCGCCTGGGACGATCCGCAGACTACCCCGCAGGAGGCATTTCGTTTTGATATCTGCGGTACGGTCGCTGGGCCGGTCGGTGAAAACGCCTTTGGCGTGATTAACGGCGAAATCCCCAGCGGACGCTGCGCCGTCGTGCGCCATCACGGCTCGCTGGACACGCTGGCGAACAGCGTTTGGTTTCTCTATCGCGACTGGTTACCCGCTTCAGGCGAGACGTTACGGGATTTTCCGGTGTACTTCCGTTACCTCAATTTTGTCCATGAGGTGGCTGAGCATGAACTGCAAACCGATATTTATCTGCCGCTGGCCTGATTAAGCGTGACGGAATCCTCAGCCGATCTCACGGCCTGTGACTCAGGGCGTGAGATCGGGTATTATCGCGGGTAGTTTTGCCGTCCGAACGGTCGGTACCCAGATTGAGGATCCACGATTAATGAGCGATATGGCAGAGCGCCTTGCGCTGCATGAATTTACGGAAAATGCTTACCTGAACTACTCCATGTACGTGATCATGGACAGGGCATTACCGTTTATTGGCGATGGCTTAAAACCGGTCCAGCGTCGCATCGTCTATGCGATGTCCGAGCTGGGGCTGAATGCCAGCGCCAAATTCAAAAAGTCCGCCCGCACCGTCGGCGACGTACTGGGTAAATATCACCCGCACGGCGACAGCGCCTGCTATGAAGCGATGGTGCTGATGGCGCAGCCGTTCTCTTACCGCTACCCGCTGGTAGACGGCCAGGGGAACTGGGGGGCGCCGGACGATCCGAAATCCTTCGCGGCGATGCGTTACACCGAGTCCCGCCTGTCGAAATACGCCGAACTGCTGCTCAGCGAACTGGGGCAGGGCACCGTCGATTGGGTACCAAACTTTGACGGTACGCTGCAGGAGCCGAAAATGCTGCCTGCGCGCCTGCCGAACATCCTGCTGAACGGCACCACTGGCATCGCGGTGGGCATGGCGACCGATATTCCGCCGCACAACCTGCGTGAAGTGGCGAAAGCGGCGATTACGCTGATTGAGCAGCCGAAAACGACCCTCGACGAACTGCTGGATATCGTTCAGGGGCCGGATTTCCCGACCGAGGCGGAGATCATCACCTCGCGGGCGGAAATTCGCAAAATCTACCAGAACGGACGCGGCTCAGTGCGCATGCGCGCGGTGTGGAGTAAAGAGGACGGCGCGGTGGTGATCAGCGCGCTGCCGCATCAGGTCTCCGGCGCCAAAGTGCTGGAGCAGATTGCGGCACAGATGCGCAATAAAAAGCTGCCGATGGTTGACGATCTGCGCGACGAATCGGACCACGAAAACCCGACCCGTCTGGTGATTGTCCCGCGCTCCAACCGGGTGGATATGGAACAGGTGATGAACCACCTGTTCGCCACCACCGATCTGGAGAAGAGCTACCGCATCAACCTCAATATGATTGGCCTCGACGGACGCCCGGCGGTGAAAAACCTGCTGGAGATCCTCAGCGAGTGGCTGGTGTTCCGTCGCGATACCGTGCGTCGCCGTCTGAATCATCGGTTAGAGAAAGTGCTGAAGCGCCTGCATATCCTTGAAGGTTTGCTGGTGGCGTTTCTCAATATCGATGAAGTGATTGAGATCATCCGCACCGAAGATGAACCGAAGCCAGCCCTGATGTCGCGTTTTGGCATCAGCGAAACCCAGGCGGAAGCGATTCTCGAATTAAAGCTGCGCCACCTCGCCAAACTGGAAGAGATGAAGATCCGCGGCGAGCAGAGCGAGCTGGAAAAAGAGCGCGACCAGCTGCAGGCGATTCTGGCGTCTGAACGTAAGATGAACAACCTGCTGAAAAAAGAGCTGCAGGCCGATGCCGATGCCTTCGGCGACGACCGTCGCTCGCCGCTTCACGAGCGTGAAGAAGCGAAAGCGATGAGCGAGCATGACATGCTGCCGTCTGAGCCGGTGACTATCGTCCTGTCGCAGATGGGCTGGGTGCGCAGTGCCAAAGGGCACGACATTGACGCCCAGGGCTTGAGCTATAAGGCGGGCGACAGCTGGAAAGCCTCGGCGAAGGGCAAGAGCAACCAGCCGGTGGTGTTTATCGATACCACCGGGCGCAGTTATGCCATCGATCCGATTACCCTGCCTTCTGCGCGTGGCCAGGGAGAGCCGCTGACCGGTAAGCTGACGCTGCCGCCGGGCGCGACTGTGGAACATATGCTGATGGAAGGCGACGATCAGAAACTGCTGATGGCCTCCGACGCCGGCTACGGTTTTGTCTGCACCTTCAACGATCTGGTGGCGCGCAACCGTGCCGGTAAAGCGCTGATCACCCTGCCTGACAACGCCCACGTGATGCCGCCGTTGGTGATTGAGGATGAGTCCGATATGCTGCTGGCCATCACCGCCGCCGGGCGGATGCTGATGTTCCCGGTTAGCGATCTGCCGCAGCTGTCGAAGGGCAAGGGCAACAAAATCATCAACATTCCTGCGGCGGAAGCCGCCGCCGGCCAGGACGGTCTGGCACATCTGTTTGTCCTGCCGCCGCAGAGTACGCTGACCATTCACGTCGGTAAACGGAAGATCAAACTGCGTCCGGAAGAGCTGCAAAAAGTCACCGGCGAGCGCGGCCGCCGCGGTTCGCTGATGCGCGGGCTGCAGAAGATTGACCGTGTGGAAATTGACTCGCCGCGCCGCGCCGCGGCAGGCGATAGCGAAGAGTAAGCGCGTCTCCTCCCGTCTTTGACGGGAGGAGACGAAAAAATGCCGCAAAATCGTTGTTTATTCAGGCGTTGCGATTAACAATGTCCATCATCAGGGACCCAGGAAGAACGGTCCCGGCCTGCGCAGAACTTGTGAGCCTGCCTTCTGCCAGCAGCGAATAATTCTAAGCGGTTTGGGTTTTAGAGGTAGCTATGCTATTCATTTTTCGAGTAATTTTCGTGGTCATTTATTGCATCGTAGTGTGCGTACTTGGCTGTCTGTACTGCTTGTTCAGCCCGCGTAATCCAAAACACGTTGCCACTTTTGGCCATCTGTTTGGCCGTTTATCTCCGGTATTTGGCCTCAAGGTAGAGCTACGCAAA is a genomic window containing:
- a CDS encoding NAD(P)H-dependent oxidoreductase; this encodes MSNILIINGAKKFAHSNGQLNDTLTEVAESYLRDAGHDVKSVRAESEYDVKEEVQNFLWADVVIWQMPGWWMGAPWTVKKYMDDVFTEGHGSLYASDGRTRSDASKKYGSGGLVQGKKYMLSLTWNAPMEAFTDKEQFFHGVGVDGVYLPFHKANQFLGMEALPTFIANDVIKMPDVPRYIAEYRKHLAEIFG
- the qseC gene encoding quorum sensing histidine kinase QseC, which translates into the protein MKRLVRLSLRLRLTLLFAVLTAAAWGVASVIAWQQTSKKLDKLFDTQQLLFARRLSAMHFDELRAPPSLGEKKKVRHGHIDDDALAFAIFTRDGNMVLNDGENGEDIQWNSQREGFSNGYLRDDDDEWRFLWLTTADGRHRIAVGQEWDYRREMAMDIVTSQLTPWMIALPLMFVLLIVLLSRELAPLKNLARTLRLRAPDSAESLSVEKIPSEVRPLVEALNQLFQRTHDAMLRERRFTSDAAHELRSPLAALKVQTEVAQLSMDDAEGREKALAQLHQGIDRATRLVDQLLTLSRLDSFAQLDDVQKIALDDLLQSAVMEMYHPAQQSGIELRLHLNASNIVRTGQPLLLSLLVRNLLDNAVRYSPRGSQVDITLNAREFRVRDNGAGISPQALSRIGERFYRPPGQEAPGSGLGLSIVRRIASLHGMQVVFANARDGGFEARVYW
- the qseB gene encoding quorum sensing response regulator transcription factor QseB, with translation MRILLVEDDKLIGDGIKVGLSKMGFSIDWFTAGLEGKNALYSAPYDAAILDLTLPGIDGLDILREWRDKGRHEPVLILTARDALNQRVEGLRLGADDYLCKPFALIEVAARLEALIRRAHGQSSSELRHGKVSLDPNRLTASLDGESLVLKPKEFALLELLLRNAGRVLPRKLIEEKLYTWDDEVSSNAVEVHVHHLRRKLGSDFIRTVHGIGYTLGDA
- a CDS encoding YgiW/YdeI family stress tolerance OB fold protein; its protein translation is MKKIAAMTAIIALVSMPVLAAGQGGFTGPSTTTTTQAGGFTGPSGAVTTVANAKSLRDDTWVTLRGKIVERISDDLYKFQDASGVINVDIDHKRWNGVTVGPQDTVEIQGEVDKDWNSVEIDVKQIRKIAP
- a CDS encoding AraC family transcriptional regulator, whose amino-acid sequence is MNDIKASPAYVGRFQRVCRYIARHLDEPLSLETLSAIAHSSPYHFHRQFSAYTGIPLYRYIQWLRLRRACWRLAFNPRDKVIDIALDAGFQNAESFSRAFRTAFDQSPTQFRQQPDWAEWHRRVPKHTLQEQTSMDVNILSFPTTRIAVLQHRGSPDLVNATAARFIAWRKTSGLSPVATSDTWGIAWDDPQTTPQEAFRFDICGTVAGPVGENAFGVINGEIPSGRCAVVRHHGSLDTLANSVWFLYRDWLPASGETLRDFPVYFRYLNFVHEVAEHELQTDIYLPLA
- the parC gene encoding DNA topoisomerase IV subunit A, with translation MSDMAERLALHEFTENAYLNYSMYVIMDRALPFIGDGLKPVQRRIVYAMSELGLNASAKFKKSARTVGDVLGKYHPHGDSACYEAMVLMAQPFSYRYPLVDGQGNWGAPDDPKSFAAMRYTESRLSKYAELLLSELGQGTVDWVPNFDGTLQEPKMLPARLPNILLNGTTGIAVGMATDIPPHNLREVAKAAITLIEQPKTTLDELLDIVQGPDFPTEAEIITSRAEIRKIYQNGRGSVRMRAVWSKEDGAVVISALPHQVSGAKVLEQIAAQMRNKKLPMVDDLRDESDHENPTRLVIVPRSNRVDMEQVMNHLFATTDLEKSYRINLNMIGLDGRPAVKNLLEILSEWLVFRRDTVRRRLNHRLEKVLKRLHILEGLLVAFLNIDEVIEIIRTEDEPKPALMSRFGISETQAEAILELKLRHLAKLEEMKIRGEQSELEKERDQLQAILASERKMNNLLKKELQADADAFGDDRRSPLHEREEAKAMSEHDMLPSEPVTIVLSQMGWVRSAKGHDIDAQGLSYKAGDSWKASAKGKSNQPVVFIDTTGRSYAIDPITLPSARGQGEPLTGKLTLPPGATVEHMLMEGDDQKLLMASDAGYGFVCTFNDLVARNRAGKALITLPDNAHVMPPLVIEDESDMLLAITAAGRMLMFPVSDLPQLSKGKGNKIINIPAAEAAAGQDGLAHLFVLPPQSTLTIHVGKRKIKLRPEELQKVTGERGRRGSLMRGLQKIDRVEIDSPRRAAAGDSEE